Proteins co-encoded in one Marinobacter qingdaonensis genomic window:
- a CDS encoding GatB/YqeY domain-containing protein, with translation MAESSLKDQLNSAVKNAMRAKDKGRLVTLRMAQAAVKQIEIDERRELADEDVLKVLEKMLKQRRDAASQYDDAGRTELADKERAEMEILEEFMPAALTEDDLDALIRSSINATGAQGMQDMGKVMNDLRPQVLGRVDMGQLSKKVKAALA, from the coding sequence ATGGCGGAATCATCACTCAAGGACCAACTGAACAGCGCGGTAAAAAATGCCATGCGGGCGAAGGACAAAGGGCGGCTGGTGACCCTGCGCATGGCCCAGGCGGCGGTCAAGCAGATCGAGATCGATGAGCGTCGGGAACTGGCCGACGAGGATGTGCTCAAGGTGCTGGAGAAGATGCTCAAGCAACGCCGAGACGCCGCCAGTCAGTACGACGATGCCGGCCGTACAGAGCTGGCGGATAAGGAGCGGGCCGAAATGGAGATCCTTGAGGAGTTCATGCCTGCCGCCCTGACCGAGGACGACCTGGACGCCCTGATCCGCTCCTCAATCAACGCCACCGGCGCCCAAGGCATGCAGGACATGGGCAAGGTGATGAACGACCTGCGCCCGCAGGTGTTGGGTCGTGTCGATATGGGGCAGTTGAGCAAGAAGGTGAAGGCGGCGCTGGCGTAG
- a CDS encoding VWA domain-containing protein, whose translation MSDKELRTKSDKQSIDQFIHQVQKLPKGGAGQGRLLFALDATASREATWDQACHLQSELFLAAQDLGGLAIQLCYYRGFREFKSTRFVTETSQLLNLMNGVTCLGGHTQISRVLAHAVKETRAEPVKAVIFIGDCCEEPVDELCHSAGELGMLRTPVFMFHEGNDAHARAVFQQVSKLSGGAYAPFDRNSPQMLKDLMAAVAVYASGGAKALEDFSSRSSAEVKRLSKQIR comes from the coding sequence ATGTCCGACAAAGAACTGCGCACCAAATCTGACAAGCAATCCATCGATCAGTTTATCCATCAGGTCCAGAAATTGCCCAAGGGTGGCGCTGGGCAGGGGCGGCTGCTGTTTGCCCTGGATGCCACCGCCAGCCGAGAGGCCACCTGGGACCAGGCCTGCCACCTGCAGAGCGAGCTGTTTCTGGCGGCGCAGGATCTGGGCGGGCTGGCCATCCAGCTGTGTTATTACCGGGGCTTCCGCGAGTTCAAATCCACCCGCTTCGTCACCGAGACCAGTCAGTTGCTGAACCTGATGAACGGGGTCACCTGCCTGGGAGGGCACACCCAGATCAGCCGGGTGCTGGCCCACGCTGTCAAGGAGACCCGGGCGGAGCCGGTGAAGGCGGTGATTTTCATTGGCGACTGCTGCGAGGAGCCGGTGGACGAGCTGTGCCACAGCGCGGGCGAGCTTGGCATGCTGCGCACCCCGGTGTTCATGTTTCACGAGGGCAACGATGCCCACGCCCGGGCGGTGTTCCAGCAGGTGAGCAAGCTCTCCGGCGGGGCGTACGCGCCGTTCGATCGCAACAGCCCACAGATGCTGAAGGATCTTATGGCCGCGGTTGCGGTCTATGCGTCCGGGGGCGCCAAGGCCCTGGAGGATTTTTCCAGCCGCAGTTCGGCCGAGGTGAAGCGCCTGAGCAAGCAGATCCGATAG
- a CDS encoding DnaJ domain-containing protein: MQITLLFLVMALFAALWLRSLPRNRRGPAAIRLALMVGIVIVVLLAVTGRLHFIFALAAFLYPLLRRVLPALLMGRMAGAGNGGAKAKPGNQSHVSGDILEMTLDHDSGAMSGKVTKGPMAGRELSELSEPEFLELLRYCRQHDEDSARLLETYLDHRFGDSWRADAEADAAGESAGTNGSGNGSGPLTESEALDILGLEPGASREDIIQAHRRMMQKVHPDHGGSNYLAARINEAKECLLD, translated from the coding sequence GTGCAGATAACGCTACTGTTTCTTGTGATGGCGCTGTTTGCAGCCTTGTGGCTGCGCAGCCTGCCGCGTAACCGGCGCGGGCCCGCGGCCATTCGGCTGGCCTTGATGGTGGGGATCGTGATTGTAGTGCTGCTGGCGGTGACCGGTCGGCTGCATTTCATTTTTGCCCTGGCCGCGTTCCTCTACCCCCTGCTGCGCCGGGTGCTGCCGGCGCTGTTGATGGGGCGCATGGCTGGCGCTGGCAATGGCGGCGCCAAGGCCAAGCCGGGCAATCAGTCCCATGTGTCCGGCGACATTCTGGAGATGACCCTGGATCACGACTCCGGTGCCATGAGCGGCAAGGTCACCAAGGGCCCCATGGCCGGTCGGGAACTGTCGGAGCTGAGTGAGCCGGAGTTCCTGGAATTGCTGCGCTATTGCCGGCAGCACGATGAGGACTCCGCCCGGCTGCTGGAAACCTACCTCGACCACCGCTTCGGCGACTCCTGGCGCGCCGATGCCGAGGCCGACGCCGCGGGCGAATCCGCCGGTACCAATGGCTCGGGCAATGGCTCTGGTCCGCTGACCGAAAGCGAAGCTCTGGATATTCTCGGTCTCGAGCCCGGCGCCAGCCGGGAAGACATCATCCAGGCGCATCGCCGGATGATGCAGAAAGTGCACCCGGACCACGGTGGCAGCAATTACCTGGCCGCCCGCATCAATGAAGCCAAGGAGTGTCTGTTGGATTAG
- a CDS encoding multiheme c-type cytochrome, translated as MRRSLVEFALSVGLGVVLGMTSASAQNFAGSESCKACHQQIFEQYEQSGHPYKIQAVQGGPPEYPSGTSPGVPHPPLDEGWKSISYVIGGFAWKARFLDKQGYILTGENRQYNLPNASLGTEAHWTAYDGGEASRKPYDCGACHTTGWMASGEQGPHQDGLPGIHGTWSEPGVTCEACHGASAAHLASPSEVKPTTEENCGSCHARGDPGQIDAKDGLIRHHEQYEDLLASPHKTLACGTCHDPHKSTVYQAGGYLGDEQTCKGCHQNVEIKLAAKKDAGCQACHMPHAVKTAVSKTVSYVDGDVPKGDLRTHIHRISTDLDWKMFTDDGQFVRKDEEGKAYITLDYACLSCHVDKDRKWAQAYAEKVH; from the coding sequence ATGCGACGGAGTCTCGTGGAGTTTGCGTTATCGGTGGGTCTTGGCGTGGTGCTTGGCATGACCAGTGCCTCAGCCCAAAATTTTGCCGGTTCCGAAAGCTGTAAAGCCTGCCATCAGCAGATTTTCGAGCAGTATGAGCAGTCGGGTCACCCCTACAAGATTCAGGCTGTGCAGGGCGGGCCTCCTGAGTACCCCTCCGGCACCTCACCCGGCGTACCTCATCCGCCGCTGGATGAAGGCTGGAAATCCATCAGCTACGTGATAGGCGGGTTTGCCTGGAAAGCGCGTTTCCTTGATAAGCAGGGTTATATCCTCACCGGCGAAAACCGGCAGTACAATTTACCCAATGCCAGTCTTGGCACCGAGGCTCACTGGACCGCCTACGATGGCGGCGAGGCATCCCGGAAGCCTTACGATTGCGGCGCCTGTCACACCACGGGGTGGATGGCCTCGGGCGAACAGGGGCCACACCAGGACGGCTTGCCGGGCATTCATGGAACCTGGTCAGAACCGGGCGTCACCTGTGAAGCCTGCCATGGCGCCAGCGCCGCGCACCTTGCCAGCCCCTCCGAGGTCAAGCCGACAACCGAGGAAAATTGCGGTTCCTGCCACGCTCGGGGTGATCCTGGCCAGATCGACGCGAAAGATGGACTCATCCGGCACCATGAGCAATACGAGGACCTGCTGGCCTCTCCCCACAAAACCCTGGCCTGCGGCACCTGCCACGACCCGCATAAAAGCACCGTCTATCAGGCCGGTGGTTATCTGGGCGATGAACAAACCTGCAAGGGATGCCATCAGAACGTTGAGATTAAACTGGCCGCCAAAAAAGACGCTGGGTGCCAGGCATGCCATATGCCCCATGCCGTGAAAACCGCAGTATCCAAGACCGTGTCTTATGTTGACGGGGACGTGCCAAAAGGGGATCTCAGAACTCATATCCACCGAATCAGCACCGATCTTGACTGGAAGATGTTTACGGATGACGGCCAGTTTGTCCGTAAGGATGAAGAAGGTAAGGCATACATTACTTTGGATTACGCGTGCTTGTCCTGTCACGTCGACAAGGACAGGAAATGGGCTCAAGCCTATGCAGAAAAAGTCCATTGA
- a CDS encoding Na(+)-translocating NADH-quinone reductase subunit C, translating to MQKKSIDPPANADVEGEPAKPTGLFGAFRALPKDSAPKALLVALIVSVIGGYLVSSSAVLLKPRYLANQEREQQAYLLEIVKRQPGMEGLFEAIEADQVSAQVVDLETGEHLPELDPGEFDQRQAAKDPAQSVAIPANRDLANIKRREKYAKIFQVRTDDELKMIILPVYGRGFTSTLHGYLGLAADGNSVVALSFYEQSETPGLGGRVSDQDWLDLWRGKKVRDPAGNVRIGVARGTVLASSPAAPYEVDAISGATWTSRSVTGLLRFWLGDDGYGPYLENLRSERAGS from the coding sequence ATGCAGAAAAAGTCCATTGATCCGCCTGCGAATGCAGACGTCGAGGGCGAACCGGCCAAGCCAACGGGCCTGTTTGGCGCATTTCGGGCACTGCCGAAGGACAGCGCCCCAAAAGCGTTGCTGGTTGCTCTGATTGTCAGTGTTATCGGTGGCTACCTGGTGTCCAGCTCAGCGGTGTTGTTGAAACCCCGGTACTTGGCCAACCAGGAGCGGGAACAGCAGGCGTATTTGCTCGAGATCGTCAAACGCCAGCCCGGGATGGAGGGGCTGTTTGAGGCCATTGAAGCGGACCAGGTAAGCGCGCAGGTCGTTGATTTGGAAACGGGAGAGCATCTGCCAGAGTTGGATCCCGGAGAGTTTGATCAGCGACAGGCGGCCAAGGATCCGGCGCAGAGCGTTGCGATTCCCGCCAATCGGGATCTGGCTAACATCAAACGACGGGAAAAGTACGCCAAGATTTTTCAGGTTAGAACCGACGATGAGTTGAAAATGATCATCTTGCCGGTTTACGGAAGGGGGTTTACCTCCACGCTGCACGGTTATCTTGGGCTGGCGGCCGACGGTAACTCGGTCGTTGCTCTCAGCTTTTATGAGCAATCCGAAACGCCAGGACTGGGAGGGCGAGTCAGTGACCAGGATTGGCTGGATCTGTGGCGGGGCAAAAAGGTACGCGACCCGGCTGGAAACGTACGCATTGGTGTGGCCCGGGGAACGGTGCTCGCTTCCAGTCCGGCGGCACCTTACGAAGTGGATGCAATATCCGGCGCTACCTGGACCAGCCGGAGTGTGACGGGACTGCTGCGGTTCTGGCTTGGGGACGATGGTTACGGGCCCTATCTGGAGAACCTGAGATCCGAGCGGGCCGGTTCATGA
- a CDS encoding MOSC domain-containing protein, translated as MPESTPLQTLLDTLPQTGRVEWIGVRPARGEAMATVDRVTVSPGTGLDGDRFKGRAASKRQVTLIQQEHLHAIASCLNREALGPEVFRRNIVVSGLNLLALKGKTFRIGSVVLEYTGLCHPCSKMETALGPGGYNAMRGHGGITTRVVEGGELALGDAVTVCT; from the coding sequence ATGCCCGAATCAACGCCCCTCCAAACCCTGCTCGACACCCTGCCCCAGACCGGGCGGGTTGAATGGATCGGTGTTCGCCCTGCCCGAGGCGAAGCCATGGCGACGGTCGACCGGGTGACCGTCAGCCCGGGCACCGGCCTGGACGGCGATCGATTCAAGGGCCGGGCGGCCAGCAAACGGCAGGTCACCCTGATTCAACAGGAACACCTGCACGCCATCGCCTCCTGCCTGAACCGGGAGGCCCTTGGTCCCGAGGTGTTCCGCCGCAACATCGTGGTGTCCGGGTTGAACCTGCTGGCGCTGAAGGGCAAAACCTTCCGCATCGGCAGCGTGGTGCTGGAGTACACCGGCCTGTGCCACCCGTGCAGCAAGATGGAAACGGCCCTGGGGCCGGGCGGCTACAACGCCATGCGGGGCCACGGCGGCATCACCACCCGGGTGGTGGAAGGCGGCGAGCTGGCGCTGGGGGATGCGGTCACAGTCTGCACCTAA
- a CDS encoding VOC family protein — translation MSLSPFHLAIPVYDLAGARHFYREVFGLEEGRSSEHWVDFNFYGHQLVIHEHPKTESQANAHRNSVDGHDVPVPHFGVVLDWPEWEALADRLQARGTDFVIEPYVRFQGQVGEQATMFLFDPCGNALEFKAFKDKNQLFAKD, via the coding sequence ATGAGCCTGTCACCGTTTCATCTCGCCATTCCCGTGTACGACCTGGCGGGCGCGCGGCACTTCTACCGGGAGGTGTTCGGTCTGGAGGAAGGCCGGTCCAGCGAGCATTGGGTGGATTTCAATTTTTACGGCCACCAACTGGTCATCCACGAGCACCCGAAAACCGAGTCCCAGGCCAACGCCCACCGCAACTCCGTGGACGGTCACGACGTGCCGGTGCCGCATTTTGGCGTGGTGCTGGACTGGCCGGAATGGGAGGCGCTGGCCGATCGTCTGCAAGCACGGGGCACCGACTTTGTGATCGAGCCCTACGTGCGCTTCCAGGGCCAGGTGGGCGAACAGGCCACCATGTTCCTGTTCGACCCCTGCGGCAACGCCCTGGAGTTCAAGGCGTTCAAGGATAAAAACCAGCTGTTTGCCAAGGATTGA
- a CDS encoding nucleoside 2-deoxyribosyltransferase: MPQPIRIYLAGPEVFFPAEQHRAIVAEKKRLLLERGFEGVDPLDTELAFADDEAKPDRGHRIYRANRALMDSCDAIIANLTPFRGVSADPGTVFEVGYMIGQGKPAFGFTLERRTCRERAGARDQDALGHAVEDFELADNLMIEGGLCESGGRLLVAEEHGEHPFFSARLFQRCVQALAAASRD, from the coding sequence ATGCCACAGCCAATCCGCATCTACCTGGCTGGCCCGGAAGTCTTCTTCCCGGCCGAACAACACCGGGCCATCGTGGCCGAGAAAAAGCGCCTGCTGCTTGAGCGGGGGTTCGAAGGCGTGGACCCGCTGGACACCGAACTGGCCTTTGCCGACGACGAGGCCAAGCCTGACCGCGGCCACCGCATCTACCGCGCTAACCGGGCCCTGATGGACAGCTGCGACGCCATCATCGCCAACCTGACGCCGTTCCGGGGTGTCAGCGCCGACCCGGGCACGGTGTTTGAGGTGGGCTACATGATAGGTCAGGGCAAGCCGGCCTTCGGCTTTACCCTGGAGCGCCGCACTTGCCGCGAGCGCGCGGGCGCCCGGGACCAGGATGCCCTGGGCCACGCGGTGGAGGATTTCGAGCTGGCCGACAACCTGATGATCGAGGGCGGTCTGTGCGAATCCGGGGGGCGGCTGCTGGTGGCGGAGGAGCACGGCGAGCACCCGTTTTTCTCAGCCCGTTTGTTCCAGCGCTGCGTTCAGGCGTTGGCGGCAGCCAGCCGGGATTAA